From Hyla sarda isolate aHylSar1 chromosome 5, aHylSar1.hap1, whole genome shotgun sequence, a single genomic window includes:
- the LOC130273132 gene encoding uncharacterized protein LOC130273132, whose protein sequence is MWRSVRDSFIKECGKNGTTKRTVYKYTNQLQFLRKCVKMRRTTTSTQGQQHVLQEGGPPHKGSQPSEARGRQTVSQSILAQLDQRGKRHRNDLKFCTNLIHDGLQSLKDIMENSVLELCLLQVGGEWSGDMQKSNRNFLISLLPSMDKMSENQVLSFKGRVLTIMAEIVNPPRPPTYQQDLLPPPPPSYPDNMHLQHTTHTRFQPPTYQQALLPPPSPPSYPDNMHLQHTTRTRFQPPTYQQALLPPPPSYPDNMHLQHTTHTRFQQYGQNYYSQTRFTQIGSDNQPYEAEKRHGRSGPESGYYIM, encoded by the exons atgTGGCGGTCTGTCAGGGACAGCTTTATAAAAGAGTGTGGCAAGAATGGAACCACCAAAAGGACTGTTTATAAATACACGAACCAGCTCCAATTTTTAAGAAAATGTGTTAAAATGCGTAG AACAACAACCAGCACACAAGGACAACAGCACGTCCTACAAGAGGGAGGTCCTCCGCATAAAGGATCCCAACCTTCTGAGGCTCGGGGGAGACAAACAGTGTCACAAAGTATTCTGGCACAACTAGACCAAAGGGGCAAACGTCATAGAAATGACCTAAAATTTTGCACTAACCTCATCCATGATGGACTCCAAAGTTTGAAGGACATCATGGAGAACTCCGTCTTGGAGCTTTGCCTTCTACAGGTGGGGGGAGAGTGGTCCGGAGACATGCAGAAATCCAATAGAAATTTTCTAATCTCTCTGCTGCCCTCTATGGACAAAATGTCAGAAAATCAAGTCTTATCATTTAAAGGGAGAGTACTCACCATCATGGCTGAGATTGTAAACCCTCCCCGGCCCCCAACCTACCAACAAGACCTTttgcccccaccaccaccatcttACCCTGACAACATGCATTTACAACATACCACCCACACGAGATTCCAGCCCCCGACCTACCAACAAGCCTTATTGcccccaccatcaccaccatcttACCCTGACAACATGCATTTACAACATACCACCCGCACGAGATTCCAGCCTCCGACCTACCAACAAGCCTTATTGCCCCCACCACCATCTTACCCTGACAACATGCATTTACAACACACCACCCACACGAGATTCCAGCAGTATGgccaaaactattactcccaaaCCCGATTTACCCAAATTGGTTCTGATAACCAACCGTATGAAGCCGAAAAACGGCATGGCAGATCTGGTCCAGAATCGGGGTACTACATTATGTAG